From the Accumulibacter sp. genome, one window contains:
- the mpl gene encoding UDP-N-acetylmuramate:L-alanyl-gamma-D-glutamyl-meso-diaminopimelate ligase has protein sequence MDGSRSVALCPMVGPFPAPEPAGKVTIAPSAADSTRIRDMHIHILGICGTFMAGVAQLARAAGHHVTGCDSGVYPPMSDQLAAAEIEVIEGYDAAQTAIDPDCYVVGNAISRGNPLLEEILDRNLPFVSGPQWLAEYVLRQRWVLAVAGTHGKTTTAAMLAWILQEAGLSPGFLIGGVPLNFGVSARLPGELRRSPFFVIEADEYDTAFCDKRSKFVHYHPRTTILNNLEFDHADIFADLAAIETQFHHFVRTLPRSGLIVANAAETGVSRVLARGCWTPVERFNDPVGWYAEGSDGDGSLHLLQAGELIGSTTWNLSGEHNRSNAVAALLAARHVGVPLTRGLQSLHGFSNVKRRLEVRGTANGVTVFDDFAHHPTAIATTIKGLRDKVGKRRILAVIEPRSNTMKLGVMKDLLPGSLREADLVFCYSAGLGWNAGETLAPLGEGLHVEDDLACLVQRICAASRPEDQILVMSNGGFGGLHDKLLAGLAGKPAPA, from the coding sequence ATCGACGGCTCCCGAAGCGTGGCGCTTTGCCCGATGGTCGGGCCCTTCCCGGCCCCAGAGCCAGCGGGCAAGGTTACAATCGCGCCTTCGGCAGCTGATTCTACTAGGATTCGCGACATGCACATCCACATCCTCGGCATCTGCGGCACCTTCATGGCGGGTGTCGCGCAACTGGCGCGGGCTGCCGGACATCATGTGACCGGTTGCGACAGCGGCGTCTATCCGCCGATGAGCGACCAACTGGCGGCCGCCGAGATCGAAGTGATAGAGGGCTACGACGCCGCGCAGACGGCAATCGATCCCGATTGCTACGTGGTCGGCAACGCGATTTCGCGCGGCAACCCGCTGCTGGAGGAAATCCTGGACCGCAATCTGCCCTTCGTCTCCGGCCCGCAGTGGCTGGCCGAGTACGTGCTGCGGCAGCGCTGGGTCCTTGCAGTCGCCGGCACACATGGCAAGACGACGACGGCCGCCATGCTCGCCTGGATCCTGCAGGAAGCCGGCCTCAGCCCGGGCTTCCTGATCGGCGGCGTACCGTTGAACTTCGGCGTTTCGGCACGTCTGCCCGGGGAGCTCAGAAGGTCGCCTTTCTTCGTCATCGAGGCCGACGAGTACGATACCGCGTTCTGCGACAAACGCTCGAAGTTCGTGCACTATCACCCGCGGACCACCATCCTGAACAACCTGGAGTTCGACCACGCCGACATTTTCGCCGATCTGGCAGCGATCGAGACCCAGTTCCACCATTTCGTTCGCACCCTGCCACGCTCCGGCCTGATCGTCGCGAACGCCGCCGAAACCGGTGTCTCGCGGGTGCTGGCCCGCGGCTGCTGGACACCGGTCGAGCGTTTCAACGACCCCGTCGGCTGGTACGCGGAGGGCAGTGACGGTGACGGCAGCCTGCATCTGCTGCAGGCTGGCGAGTTGATCGGCAGTACGACCTGGAATCTGAGCGGGGAACACAATCGCAGCAACGCCGTCGCCGCCCTGCTCGCCGCGCGTCACGTCGGTGTCCCGCTGACGCGCGGGCTGCAGTCCCTGCACGGCTTCAGCAACGTCAAACGTCGTCTCGAGGTCCGCGGCACGGCAAACGGCGTAACGGTGTTCGACGATTTCGCCCACCACCCGACGGCCATCGCGACGACCATCAAGGGCCTGCGCGACAAGGTCGGCAAACGGCGCATTCTGGCGGTCATCGAGCCACGCTCGAACACCATGAAACTGGGGGTGATGAAGGACCTGTTGCCGGGCAGCCTGCGGGAAGCGGACCTGGTGTTCTGTTACAGCGCAGGACTCGGCTGGAATGCCGGCGAAACCCTTGCGCCGCTTGGCGAGGGCCTGCATGTCGAGGACGATCTCGCGTGTCTGGTTCAGCGAATCTGCGCGGCGAGCAGGCCGGAAGACCAGATCCTGGTAATGAGCAACGGTGGCTTCGGCGGCCTGCACGACAAGCTGCTTGCCGGCCTCGCCGGCAAGCCGGCACCGGCCTGA
- the cyoE gene encoding heme o synthase: MKATTFFRLQPTLRRLGAFVALTKPRVVSLIVFCAVIGMFLASPGPVPMPVLVFATVGIAFVAGAAAAVNCLVEEHIDARMARTRARPLPLGEVSAFETFFFSGILGGAGLSLLYRLVNPVTMWLTLVTFVGYAVVYTLYLKPRTSQNIVIGGAAGAMPPVLGWSAVTGQAPVEAWLLFLIIFVWTPPHFWSLALYRAREYEAAGLPMLPVTHGAAYTRRHVFLYTVALSGVTLLPYAIGMSGPLYLAAAIVLDGIFLAHAWIIWRDYSDLAARKTFRWSIIYLALLFAALLIDHAFGLR, translated from the coding sequence ATGAAAGCCACGACCTTTTTCCGCTTGCAACCGACTCTTCGCCGTCTGGGCGCCTTCGTCGCTCTGACCAAGCCGCGTGTGGTTTCGCTGATCGTGTTTTGTGCCGTCATCGGCATGTTCCTGGCCTCGCCGGGGCCAGTGCCGATGCCGGTGCTGGTCTTCGCGACGGTCGGTATCGCTTTCGTCGCCGGTGCCGCAGCGGCCGTCAACTGCCTCGTCGAGGAGCACATCGACGCGCGCATGGCGCGTACGCGGGCACGCCCGCTGCCGCTTGGCGAGGTCAGCGCCTTCGAGACCTTCTTCTTCTCCGGTATCCTGGGCGGGGCGGGGTTGTCGCTTCTTTACCGTTTGGTCAATCCGGTGACGATGTGGCTGACCCTCGTCACCTTCGTCGGCTATGCGGTGGTCTACACGCTTTACCTGAAGCCGCGGACCTCGCAAAACATCGTCATCGGCGGTGCGGCCGGAGCAATGCCGCCGGTTCTCGGCTGGTCTGCCGTGACCGGGCAGGCACCGGTCGAAGCGTGGCTGCTGTTCCTGATCATCTTCGTGTGGACACCACCTCACTTCTGGTCGCTGGCGCTCTACCGTGCCCGCGAGTACGAGGCGGCGGGGCTGCCGATGCTGCCGGTGACCCACGGTGCGGCCTACACCCGCCGCCACGTCTTCCTCTACACGGTCGCCCTGAGCGGCGTGACGCTGCTTCCCTACGCCATCGGGATGAGCGGCCCGCTCTACCTGGCGGCCGCCATCGTGCTCGACGGGATCTTTCTGGCCCATGCCTGGATCATCTGGCGCGACTACTCCGACCTGGCGGCACGCAAGACCTTCCGTTGGTCGATCATCTACCTCGCCCTGCTCTTTGCTGCCTTGCTCATCGATCACGCGTTCGGATTGCGCTAG
- a CDS encoding SCO family protein: MSRRFWLAIAAAGFLLVLLAASLIWRALVVERAASLDPTQMRLQSATLLDDDRPLPAFELVREGGHFANRDLIGRWTLLFFGYTFCPDICPTALALLKELKSRLSERALLVPQVLMVSVDPRDDPQTLRRYTGTFDPDFIGATADDAGLAPLVQHLGVYYLRHDKDGKTDYAVDHSAAIYLIDPRGRLKAVFPAPQSLPVMLQDYLALVP, encoded by the coding sequence ATGAGCAGGCGCTTCTGGTTGGCCATCGCGGCAGCCGGGTTCCTCCTCGTGCTGCTTGCTGCGAGCCTCATCTGGCGGGCACTGGTGGTCGAGCGCGCGGCGTCCCTGGACCCGACGCAGATGCGTCTGCAGTCAGCCACGTTGCTCGATGACGATCGGCCGCTGCCCGCCTTCGAACTCGTTCGTGAAGGCGGCCACTTTGCCAACCGCGATCTCATCGGTCGGTGGACGCTGCTGTTCTTTGGCTACACCTTTTGCCCGGACATCTGTCCGACCGCCCTCGCCCTGCTGAAGGAGCTCAAGAGCAGGCTTAGCGAACGGGCGCTGCTCGTGCCGCAGGTACTCATGGTTTCGGTGGATCCGCGTGATGACCCGCAGACGCTGCGTCGCTACACGGGCACCTTCGATCCGGATTTCATTGGCGCCACTGCTGACGACGCCGGATTGGCGCCTCTGGTGCAGCATCTCGGCGTCTACTATTTGCGACACGACAAGGACGGAAAGACGGACTACGCGGTGGACCATTCGGCGGCGATCTACCTGATCGATCCGCGCGGGCGGCTGAAGGCCGTTTTTCCGGCACCGCAGAGCTTGCCGGTGATGTTGCAGGATTACCTGGCACTGGTGCCGTGA
- a CDS encoding cytochrome c oxidase subunit I, translating into MNLKEWIFTTDHKRVGVLYLIGSMAAFIVAGIMAMLMRIELSTLGPTITSNPSSYNVWLYAHGAVMILGFQIPALTGFFANYCIPLMIGAKDVAFPRVNALSVWLFYVGIILALLTFFIPDPPDVMWTGYPPYSTITAGNTALYSFTVLILGFASIIGGVNFLTTIAYMRAPGLTWNKLNIFVWCTLGAFVLQLIFVPVLGTAVTLISMDKYLGTAFFDPTRGGDVLTYQNLFWFYSHPAVYVIFLPFFGVLFEIVATFAKNRVFNYHAVVYGGIGGIILLSGVVWVHHLYVSGMIDWIRIGQMVTTLMISVPVGLMLIGLVGTLYKGSITFETPMLYALGVLFLFLIGGLTGIPLALPSLTLHLSETYYVVGHFHYVMAVAGTFSIFAGVYYWFPKITGRMYNEFWGKLGFWITFVGTNIVFWTMMDIGVKGMPRRYYDYSHFSQFEHAHQLMTLGAAIVGVGFAIALVNWIVGAMKGPPAGDNPWQSMSLEWTTVSPPPHGNWPSPPSVSAEWTPYAYDRR; encoded by the coding sequence ATGAACCTGAAGGAATGGATCTTCACCACCGACCACAAGCGCGTGGGCGTGCTTTATCTGATCGGCTCCATGGCTGCTTTCATCGTTGCCGGCATCATGGCGATGTTGATGCGGATCGAGTTGTCGACACTGGGGCCGACGATCACCAGCAATCCGTCGAGCTACAACGTCTGGCTCTACGCGCACGGTGCGGTGATGATCCTTGGCTTCCAGATTCCGGCGTTGACCGGATTCTTCGCCAACTATTGCATTCCGCTGATGATCGGGGCCAAGGATGTCGCGTTTCCCCGCGTCAATGCCCTGTCGGTGTGGTTGTTCTACGTCGGCATCATTCTCGCACTGCTAACCTTCTTCATCCCGGATCCGCCGGACGTCATGTGGACCGGCTATCCGCCCTACTCGACGATCACCGCCGGCAACACCGCGCTCTATTCCTTCACGGTGCTGATTCTCGGCTTCGCGTCGATCATCGGTGGCGTCAACTTCCTGACCACCATCGCCTACATGCGCGCACCGGGGCTGACCTGGAACAAGCTCAACATCTTCGTCTGGTGCACCCTCGGTGCCTTCGTTCTGCAGCTCATCTTCGTTCCCGTTCTGGGGACGGCGGTGACGCTGATCAGCATGGACAAATATCTTGGAACAGCCTTCTTCGACCCGACGCGCGGTGGCGACGTCCTCACTTACCAGAACCTCTTCTGGTTCTATTCGCACCCGGCTGTCTACGTCATCTTCCTGCCCTTCTTTGGCGTCCTGTTCGAGATCGTCGCCACCTTCGCCAAGAACCGGGTGTTCAACTACCACGCGGTGGTCTATGGCGGCATCGGCGGCATCATCCTGCTGTCAGGCGTCGTATGGGTCCACCACCTGTACGTGTCCGGCATGATCGACTGGATCCGCATCGGCCAGATGGTCACCACGCTGATGATCTCGGTGCCTGTCGGCCTGATGCTGATCGGCCTGGTGGGAACGCTGTACAAGGGGTCGATCACCTTCGAGACGCCGATGCTCTACGCGCTGGGCGTGCTGTTCCTCTTCCTGATCGGCGGCCTGACCGGGATCCCTCTGGCGCTGCCCTCGCTGACGCTGCACCTGTCCGAAACCTACTACGTGGTCGGACACTTCCACTACGTCATGGCGGTTGCCGGAACCTTCTCGATCTTCGCCGGCGTCTATTACTGGTTTCCCAAGATCACCGGCCGCATGTACAACGAGTTCTGGGGCAAACTGGGTTTCTGGATCACCTTTGTCGGTACCAACATCGTCTTCTGGACGATGATGGACATCGGCGTCAAGGGAATGCCACGTCGCTACTATGACTATTCGCACTTTTCGCAGTTCGAGCATGCGCATCAGCTGATGACCCTTGGTGCAGCCATTGTTGGTGTCGGCTTTGCCATCGCCCTGGTGAACTGGATCGTCGGTGCCATGAAGGGCCCTCCGGCCGGCGATAATCCATGGCAGTCGATGTCGCTCGAATGGACAACGGTGTCGCCGCCGCCGCATGGCAACTGGCCGTCGCCGCCGAGCGTCAGCGCGGAATGGACGCCGTACGCCTACGACAGGCGCTGA
- a CDS encoding cytochrome c oxidase subunit II, which produces MNRLVKHWAALAMVAVSSVAMAASGDGQGSAQAAASGKMPLVQYLQKGEARITDPAPGWDYLWKEVLIDITVIGILFALMTAYFIWRYRRVPSGPQVGSAPKLSPAAAVGWVVIPAFVFLADDLFLAANGWVLWNKYRDVPADRLEIHLESGMYSWDYTYPNGVQTQNELIVPAGKPILLRMTSRDTLHSHFIPDFRVKEDSMPGRTTFLWFLPREAGKEHIVTCAEYCGVMHSYMAGRVIVKTPEEFKQWYEAGGAAAKKSS; this is translated from the coding sequence ATGAATAGGTTAGTCAAGCACTGGGCCGCGCTGGCCATGGTCGCAGTCAGCAGCGTTGCCATGGCGGCAAGTGGCGATGGGCAGGGCAGCGCGCAGGCGGCGGCGTCGGGGAAGATGCCGCTCGTTCAGTATCTGCAGAAGGGCGAAGCCCGGATCACCGACCCGGCCCCCGGGTGGGATTACCTCTGGAAAGAGGTGCTGATCGACATCACGGTCATCGGCATCCTCTTTGCGCTGATGACGGCCTATTTCATCTGGCGCTATCGACGGGTTCCAAGCGGACCACAGGTGGGCAGCGCGCCGAAGCTCTCGCCCGCGGCGGCGGTCGGCTGGGTGGTCATCCCGGCCTTCGTCTTCCTTGCCGACGACCTCTTCCTCGCTGCCAACGGCTGGGTGCTGTGGAACAAGTACCGCGACGTGCCGGCGGATCGTCTCGAGATCCACCTCGAGTCGGGGATGTACAGCTGGGACTACACTTATCCGAACGGCGTGCAGACGCAGAACGAGCTGATCGTTCCCGCCGGCAAGCCGATCCTGCTGCGCATGACGAGTCGCGACACGCTGCACAGCCATTTCATACCGGACTTCCGGGTGAAGGAGGACTCGATGCCGGGCCGCACGACCTTTCTCTGGTTCCTGCCGCGAGAGGCCGGCAAGGAACACATCGTGACCTGCGCCGAATACTGTGGTGTCATGCACTCGTACATGGCTGGTCGAGTGATCGTGAAGACGCCGGAAGAGTTCAAGCAATGGTATGAAGCGGGCGGGGCTGCTGCCAAGAAGAGTAGTTGA
- a CDS encoding SCO family protein has protein sequence MRIDEPQFLGARLDGAVAFTDSEGQSFLLRQVFGKPLILLLSYYGCDGTCPTMNRELAKVLAKVDRFSLGTDYRVLTVSFDKRDSSRTAAEFLRQTGGIPEQWHAGWRHAVLAGDDVEAFVASVGFRFFWSDAAKAFLHPNVLVFVTPEGRVARYIYGTRMDATTIEMALTEADWERIANSTAVFDIVTGACFSYNYEEGRYQLNYSLLAGVGSLILGLALMGLGAWGYRRRMGRLHE, from the coding sequence ATGCGCATCGACGAACCGCAGTTCCTCGGCGCGCGGCTGGACGGTGCGGTCGCGTTCACCGACAGCGAGGGGCAGAGCTTCCTGTTGCGGCAAGTGTTCGGCAAGCCGCTGATCCTGTTGCTGTCCTACTACGGTTGCGACGGGACCTGTCCGACGATGAACAGGGAACTGGCGAAGGTGCTGGCGAAGGTCGACCGGTTCAGTCTGGGGACTGATTACCGCGTCCTGACCGTTTCCTTCGACAAGCGCGATTCGAGCCGCACGGCGGCCGAATTCCTGCGCCAGACGGGAGGAATCCCGGAGCAGTGGCATGCTGGCTGGCGGCACGCAGTCCTCGCTGGCGACGACGTTGAAGCCTTCGTCGCCAGCGTCGGTTTCCGTTTCTTCTGGTCGGATGCAGCGAAGGCCTTCCTGCATCCGAACGTGCTGGTCTTCGTCACACCCGAGGGCCGGGTCGCGCGCTACATTTACGGGACGCGGATGGACGCCACGACCATCGAGATGGCGCTGACCGAAGCCGACTGGGAACGCATCGCCAATTCGACGGCCGTCTTCGATATCGTCACTGGAGCGTGTTTCAGCTACAACTATGAAGAAGGCAGGTACCAACTGAATTACTCGCTGCTTGCGGGTGTGGGGTCCCTGATCCTGGGTCTCGCGCTGATGGGCCTGGGAGCATGGGGATATCGCAGGAGGATGGGGAGGTTGCATGAATAG
- a CDS encoding cytochrome c oxidase subunit 3: MSQHDAAHHHPGHAHAHWEYSIWPAIISIGVLAWSLAFCFQFVYHMPFAALIAFGLGLPMILGGVAGWTNEAIGKGEGLSYGAMGWFILAEAMIFLSFFAYYWFMRLSAPSWPPAGTPTLPIVYPLVMTVILVTSSVTIHMAEEEAMHRGDRGTVLKWLLLTMLLGFTFLGMSIYEWGHLIAEGFTISTNSFGTTFYSITGLHASHVIVGLAIFTAGLFPALKGTIPAAFWRPASLYWHFVDIIWFFVVSQVYFW, from the coding sequence ATGTCCCAGCACGACGCTGCCCACCACCATCCCGGCCATGCACACGCCCACTGGGAATACAGCATCTGGCCGGCGATCATCAGTATCGGCGTCCTCGCCTGGAGCCTGGCGTTCTGCTTCCAGTTCGTCTATCACATGCCCTTCGCGGCCCTGATCGCTTTCGGCCTCGGTTTGCCGATGATTCTGGGCGGTGTCGCCGGCTGGACCAACGAGGCGATCGGCAAGGGTGAGGGTCTGTCGTATGGGGCGATGGGCTGGTTCATCCTCGCCGAGGCGATGATCTTCTTGTCGTTCTTCGCGTACTACTGGTTCATGCGTCTTTCCGCCCCTTCATGGCCACCGGCGGGCACGCCGACGCTGCCGATCGTCTACCCGCTGGTGATGACGGTGATCCTCGTTACGTCCTCTGTCACCATCCACATGGCGGAAGAGGAAGCGATGCATCGTGGTGACCGCGGAACGGTTCTCAAGTGGTTGTTGCTGACCATGCTGCTCGGCTTCACCTTCCTTGGCATGTCGATCTACGAGTGGGGCCACCTGATCGCTGAAGGTTTCACCATTTCCACCAACAGCTTCGGGACGACCTTCTACTCGATCACCGGACTGCACGCATCGCACGTCATCGTCGGCCTGGCGATTTTCACCGCCGGGCTGTTTCCTGCCCTGAAAGGCACCATCCCAGCGGCGTTCTGGCGACCGGCCAGCCTCTACTGGCATTTCGTGGACATCATTTGGTTCTTCGTCGTTTCGCAGGTCTACTTCTGGTAA
- a CDS encoding c-type cytochrome: protein MFKTASMLGVAFLGVTGAALAAGNADLGQAKAEVCAACHGADGNSIALPPPADPWPKLAGQLPEYVIKQVHDFKSGRRKNEQMSPQAQAVAEADLADIAAYFAKQTMKANEVSDKELLAKGEQIFFKGKGRPQVVPACIGCHGRSGEGNRDWGKLMSRAPTVLAPAIGGQHANYLETQLKAYRDGSRTNDQARVMRDIAARLSDADIAAVAEYAATRGK from the coding sequence ATGTTCAAGACTGCGTCCATGCTCGGAGTGGCGTTTCTTGGGGTAACCGGCGCCGCGCTCGCCGCAGGGAACGCTGATCTCGGCCAGGCCAAGGCGGAAGTCTGCGCCGCCTGCCACGGCGCTGATGGCAACAGCATCGCGCTGCCGCCGCCGGCCGACCCTTGGCCCAAGCTGGCTGGTCAGTTGCCCGAGTATGTCATCAAACAGGTGCACGACTTCAAATCCGGACGGCGCAAGAACGAGCAGATGTCACCACAGGCGCAGGCGGTCGCCGAAGCGGACCTGGCCGACATCGCCGCCTACTTTGCCAAGCAGACGATGAAGGCGAACGAGGTCAGCGACAAGGAACTCTTGGCCAAGGGAGAGCAGATCTTCTTCAAGGGCAAGGGCCGCCCGCAAGTGGTGCCGGCGTGCATCGGCTGCCACGGCAGATCGGGTGAGGGAAACCGGGACTGGGGCAAGCTGATGAGCAGGGCTCCGACCGTGTTGGCACCGGCAATCGGCGGCCAGCATGCGAACTATCTCGAGACGCAGCTCAAGGCGTACAGGGACGGCAGCCGGACTAATGACCAAGCCCGGGTAATGCGCGACATTGCGGCGCGCCTGAGCGATGCCGATATCGCCGCAGTTGCCGAGTATGCCGCGACACGCGGCAAGTAG
- the rpoH gene encoding RNA polymerase sigma factor RpoH, producing the protein MNQALTLPVVSATGSIDSYIQAVRRFPMLSAEEEVCLATRYREEDDLEAARQLVLSHLRLVVAVARGYLGYGLPHADLIQEGNIGLMKAVKRFDPGHGVRLVSFAIHWIKAEIHEYILRNWRMVKVATTKAQRKLFFNLRSLKGSSDSLSQPHVADIAHRLSVKPEEVVEMDSRMAGHDLALEGESSEDGTFAPIDYLADPSSEPLRVLEARARDHLQQDGLQTALAGLDPRSRRIVEARWLNDEHTATLHELAAEFGVSAERIRQIEVKAMQKMRSTLEPMVAGVR; encoded by the coding sequence ATGAACCAGGCCCTGACCTTGCCGGTCGTTTCGGCAACTGGCAGCATCGATTCCTATATCCAGGCGGTGCGGCGCTTTCCGATGTTGAGCGCCGAGGAAGAGGTTTGCCTCGCCACCCGTTACCGTGAGGAAGACGACCTCGAGGCTGCCCGGCAACTGGTTCTCTCGCACCTGCGGCTTGTCGTGGCCGTGGCGCGTGGCTACTTGGGCTATGGACTGCCGCATGCGGACCTCATCCAGGAAGGCAATATCGGTCTGATGAAGGCGGTCAAGCGCTTCGATCCGGGGCACGGCGTGCGCTTGGTCTCCTTCGCCATTCACTGGATCAAGGCCGAGATCCACGAGTACATTCTGCGCAACTGGCGCATGGTCAAGGTCGCGACGACCAAGGCACAGCGCAAGCTGTTCTTCAACCTGCGCAGCCTCAAGGGCAGCAGCGATTCACTCAGCCAGCCGCATGTGGCCGACATCGCTCATCGCCTCAGCGTCAAGCCCGAGGAAGTGGTGGAAATGGACTCGCGCATGGCGGGGCACGATCTGGCGCTCGAGGGCGAGAGCAGCGAGGACGGCACGTTTGCGCCGATCGACTATCTCGCAGACCCGTCGAGCGAGCCCTTGCGAGTGCTCGAGGCGCGGGCGCGCGACCACCTGCAGCAGGATGGCCTGCAGACAGCGCTCGCCGGACTCGACCCGCGCAGCCGGCGAATCGTCGAGGCGCGCTGGCTGAACGATGAGCATACGGCGACGCTGCACGAGCTTGCCGCCGAGTTCGGGGTCTCCGCCGAACGCATCCGGCAGATCGAAGTCAAGGCGATGCAGAAGATGCGCAGCACCCTGGAGCCCATGGTCGCGGGTGTTCGCTAG
- the bufA2 gene encoding BufA2 family periplasmic bufferin-type metallophore encodes MSNQKSGVAIAAAAAALFAAGTLLAPIAHAADAATVRCAGVNSCKGSSECKTAKSECKGTNSCKGQGWVTKGSAKECTDAGGKVVK; translated from the coding sequence ATGTCAAATCAAAAGTCTGGTGTCGCCATCGCCGCTGCTGCCGCAGCCCTCTTTGCCGCTGGGACGCTGCTGGCACCGATCGCCCACGCCGCCGATGCGGCGACGGTGCGCTGTGCGGGCGTGAACTCGTGCAAGGGCTCCTCGGAGTGCAAGACCGCCAAGAGCGAGTGCAAGGGAACCAATTCCTGCAAGGGTCAGGGCTGGGTGACCAAAGGCAGCGCCAAGGAATGCACCGACGCCGGCGGCAAGGTCGTCAAGTAA
- the bufB gene encoding MNIO family bufferin maturase, producing the protein MHEPVCGFGIGLRSEHYRDFIATPQRVDWLEVISENYLVAGGKPIHHLDRIRRDYPMVMHGESLSIGSSDPLDRPYLQQLRDLTQRIQPAWVSDHLCWTGTSSLNLHDLLPLPYTEACLRHLVPRVQQVQEFLGRPLVLENVSSYVRFRADEMSEWEFIAELVRRTGCELLLDVNNVYVSSVNHDFVAQSFIDAMPAAAIRQIHLAGHEDHGAYLIDTHDHAVCDAVWDLYAYTIGRLGPVATMIERDDDIPPLESLLAELDRARRVSSTASGDTRCAA; encoded by the coding sequence ATGCACGAACCTGTTTGCGGCTTCGGGATTGGCCTGCGCAGCGAGCACTATCGCGACTTCATCGCCACCCCGCAACGGGTGGACTGGCTCGAGGTGATCTCGGAGAACTATCTGGTCGCTGGCGGCAAGCCGATCCACCATCTCGACCGCATCCGTCGGGACTATCCGATGGTGATGCATGGCGAGTCGCTGTCGATCGGCAGCAGCGATCCCCTCGACCGCCCTTACCTGCAGCAGTTGCGCGACCTGACGCAGCGGATTCAGCCAGCCTGGGTATCCGACCATCTGTGCTGGACCGGCACCTCTTCACTCAACCTGCACGACCTGTTGCCGCTGCCTTACACCGAGGCCTGCCTGCGGCACCTCGTGCCGCGTGTGCAGCAGGTACAGGAGTTTCTCGGACGGCCGCTGGTCCTCGAGAATGTCTCCAGCTACGTCCGCTTCCGCGCGGACGAGATGAGCGAATGGGAGTTCATCGCCGAGTTGGTCAGGCGGACTGGTTGCGAGTTGCTGCTCGACGTGAACAACGTCTACGTCAGCAGCGTCAACCACGACTTCGTCGCGCAAAGCTTCATCGACGCCATGCCGGCAGCAGCGATCCGCCAGATCCACCTCGCCGGCCACGAAGACCACGGCGCGTACCTGATCGATACCCACGACCATGCGGTCTGCGATGCCGTGTGGGATCTCTATGCCTACACCATCGGCCGCCTGGGTCCGGTGGCGACGATGATCGAGCGTGACGACGACATCCCGCCACTCGAGTCCCTGCTGGCCGAACTGGACCGGGCGCGCCGTGTCAGCAGCACCGCCAGCGGCGATACGCGGTGCGCCGCATGA
- a CDS encoding DNA-binding domain-containing protein, whose product MRATNSLGEQQQRCQQAILDGDPLPGLFADEDSGDGGFGIYLQAYRARLSAALRDNYPVLLRALGDDAFAALANAYIASKPSRFRSIRWFGDALSDFLASSAEHLTHPSLVDLARMDWATRAAFDAADGEPLTVGDLAELRAADWPQHRFSLLPSLQMLRLDWQIEPIWKALDADPLASSEEPPHGPHLLLVWRPQLECHWRSAAGLEAHVLEAVAKGATFAACCELIAESGDTEPAVTAVGFLQRWIADGLLARV is encoded by the coding sequence ATGAGAGCCACCAACTCGCTCGGCGAGCAGCAGCAGCGCTGCCAGCAGGCGATCCTCGACGGTGATCCGCTGCCGGGCCTCTTCGCGGACGAAGACTCCGGCGACGGTGGCTTCGGCATCTACCTGCAAGCCTACCGCGCACGCCTGAGCGCCGCCCTGCGGGACAACTACCCGGTCCTGCTGCGCGCGCTCGGGGATGACGCCTTTGCTGCGCTGGCGAACGCCTACATCGCCAGCAAGCCGTCGCGCTTCAGGTCGATTCGATGGTTCGGTGACGCCCTGTCCGACTTCCTCGCTTCCTCGGCCGAACATCTGACGCATCCCTCGCTGGTCGACCTGGCCCGCATGGACTGGGCAACGCGGGCGGCTTTCGACGCCGCCGACGGCGAACCCCTCACTGTCGGCGACCTCGCCGAACTGCGCGCTGCGGACTGGCCGCAGCATCGTTTCTCTCTCCTGCCGTCATTGCAGATGCTGCGGCTCGACTGGCAGATCGAGCCGATCTGGAAGGCGCTCGATGCCGACCCACTCGCGAGCAGCGAAGAACCGCCACATGGGCCACATCTGCTCCTCGTCTGGCGCCCGCAGCTGGAGTGCCACTGGCGATCGGCGGCTGGCCTCGAAGCCCACGTCCTCGAAGCCGTGGCCAAGGGTGCCACCTTTGCCGCCTGCTGCGAACTGATTGCTGAATCGGGTGACACCGAACCGGCGGTAACCGCCGTCGGCTTCCTGCAGAGGTGGATCGCCGACGGTCTGTTGGCCCGTGTGTGA